Within the Gracilinema caldarium DSM 7334 genome, the region GCAGCTGCGGGAGCCCAGGTCTTTATTGCCGGTGCAAGCATGAACCAGAAAGCCCTTGATACTGGCACTCCTGACAGTGGAGACGGCGAAGGGAGTCTGCTCCGTACTACGGGCGGCCGAGTTTTAGCAGTCTCAGCCTATGGAACAAACCTGGAAGATGCTCGAAGCCGGGCATACCAGGGGATGGATGGAGTTCACTTCACCGGTATGGGGTTCAGGCGGGATATTGGAACCTGTTAGGACGGCCCCAAAGGCCCCTATCCTCCTCAAGATTATAAAGATGTAAAAGAGGTCCCATGGATCAAACCGCCCAGAATAACCTGAGAAAACCGCTGGATAATCTGATTCTGCAATTCCGGGTCCAGGGGGCTCTCGATGATAAGGCGAGATGCAAGACCATACAGGCAGGCCCAAATCGTCATGGCGGTAATTTCGGGCGGTGCCGGGGCAAATTCACCCTTTTTCATCCCCTCTGACAATACAGCTACGAATAAAGTAAAGGTTTTGCGGGACTGGCTAATACCCCGCTTAAGCCCATTCACCTGGGATTTCCCAGGCCCCGCATCCTGCATCACGACCACCTTAAACAGGTCCGGTTGCTCTAATGCAAAATTGATATACGCAGAAATAGCAGCAACCGTTTTTTGAATACAAGAACGACTGGAATCGGTTAGGATCTCCTCCAGGGTTTTCAGAAGCCGGTCATAGCCCCTCTGGATTATTGTCTGAACAAGCTCGTCCTTGTTAGAAAAATGCCGGTAAATTGCAGCCTCGCTGAGACCTACAAGACGCCCTAATTTTCGCATAGAAAACCCCGGTAGTCCTTGCTGGGCTAACAGCTCTTCACCTGCTTCAAGCAATCGTTCCCTGGTTGTTTTTTATGAGTTCATACCACCATGTTAACACTGTTAACACTACTTTTCAAGCAAGGTGACAATGGTTTGTTTCTACCAGCCAAGTTTATCAGCTTATATCGGATAAAAAAAGGCTGCCAATTAATGTGGAGGCAGCCCTGCACATTCTGTGCATTACGAGTATTATTCTTTAACACTACCCAGATTCATACCGATAACAAAGTATTTTTGAATAAAAGGATACACCACAATAATCGGTGCTGCGGCAACAACCGTAATTGCCGCTCGAATACTCATGGGGGTTACCATGTTAGACTGTTGCGATAAACCCATGGCACCAATATCGCCAGCACCACGAGACTGGGCCTGGCTCGACTGTAAAAACTCCATTAATTTATATTGTAATGTATGTAACTTAACTTTACTCGATGCATAGATGAGTGTATCGAACCAGGAATTCCATGCACCCACAGCAACAAACAATGCTACCGTGGCAAGAACAGGAGTACTTAAGGGCAGAATAATTTTAAAGAAAATGGTATAATCGCTTCCTCCATCAATCCGAACAGATTCAATAATGCTTTCGGGAATACCTCTTAAAAAGGTACGAATAACCAAAAAGTTAAAGGCACTCACCATCGTAGGGATAACATATACCCAAAAGGAGTTCAGTAATCCCAGATTCTTGATTAAAAAATACGTCGGAATTAAACCAGCATTGATATACATAGATACTACTAGAATAACCGTAAATTGTCTTCTAAAAATAAAGTTCGGTCTTGAAAGTACATAGGCAATCATGGACGTAAAGAAAACATTGGTAAGGACGTTGAGAACGGTACGTGCAACAGAAACAAAAAAGGCACGAAATATGGCACCTGTAGAAAAAACCATTTTATAATTTTGCAGCGTAAATCGTCTTGGAAATAAGGTAATGCCTCCACGGATAGTATCTACCGCTTCGTTAAAGGATACAGCAACCGTATTCCAAAAAGGATAGAGCATAATTACGGAAAACAGTACCATAATGGTACCATTTACTGTATTAAAAATATAGGATTCGTAATTATATCGTTTCTTCATATGAGCCGTTCCTCACCCAAACGTTTTACCAGTTCATTTGCTAAAAATATGAGTGTCATATTAACCACGTTCTTAAAAAGCCCCGCCGCTGTAGCTAATGAATAATTCGATCGTTGCAAACCAAACATCAATACATAAATATCTATAGTATCTGAAACATCCTGTACAAGTCCATTTCGCAGCAAGTATTGCATTTCAAAACCTGCATCGAGAATATGTCCAATACTAAGAATAATGAGAATGATTATCGTTGGTTTGATGCTGGGAAGTGTGATATACCACATTTTTCGCCATCGACCACAGCCATCAATTTCTGCAGCTTCATACAGCGTGGGATCGACACCAGCAATAGCAGCAAGATAGATAATGGTATTCCATCCTAGCTCTTTCCAAACATACGTTGCACCTATGACACCCCAAAAGTATTTTGGTTCTGAGAGCCACAGTACCGGTTCTTTAATAATTCCCAAAAATTGCAATACATTATTTACAGCTCCATCCTCTACCGACAGCATCGTGGCCACAAGTCCTGTGACGATAACCCAGGATAAAAAGTGCGGAAGATAAGATATCGTTTGTGTTATTCGTTTAAAGGCAACATTTTTAATTTCATTCAATAATAAGGCAAAAGAAATCGCGGACACAAACCCTAATGTGGTATTGATAATACTCATCATAAAGGTATTTCGTATCGTTCGTATAAACACTGGATCGGAAAATAGAAAGCGAAACCATTTCAGTCCAACCCATTCCTGTTGAAAAAAGGTTTTCGAGGGACGGAAATTTTGAAATGCCATGGTCCAGCCCCATAATGGTACATAGCTGAACAATAAAACATAAAGAATGATGGGGACAGACATTACTAAGAGATGTCTTTGAGTATATATCGTCGTAAGTAGTTTGCCACCCCTCGTCTGGCGTGGTATCACATTCATCATAGGCCCCTCGCACCTGTAAAAATTGAGGAGTGCGTTAAAATCATTCGATTTTAACGCACCTCATCGAATTACGTATGAATTACTTCTTTTTGCTCCAAGCGGCTACTCGTTTTTTCACCTGATCTTCCATATAAGCTTCATAAATCGAAATACCGTTCTTATTCATCTGATCGACATACTCTGCCCACAGTTTTTCAAAATCTGCAGGGGGTGCAAGAATAATCTTCGGCAAATACTTCCGCATGGTTTGATCACAGCGCTGAAGCGCGATCTGAGCGTCAGACCCATCAGGTGGATTCGGTAAATTCCAGGTGGGATACCAAATGGGGTTTGGCGGTGGATTCTTATCCATTAACTCAGCATAGCTGGTAACACCATAGGCTTGCCAAAGCTCTTTATCTTCTGGACGAGTAATAGCTTCCCGTTCAGGATAATAATATGTGAGGTCCCAAGGATAACCATCATTAAACGAACCTTCCCAGTTCGGAAAGATATCCCTAACAAGGAGTGCTCGATTTTGTTCCTGCCAGGTGATATTTTCCCAATTCTTCCGTTGTTCGGGAGTCCGGTAGGGCTCACCCTTTTCATTCCGTTGCCAGTCTTCGCCCTCAATACCCCATTGCATCATGCGCTGAACTTCTTCACTCAAGAGGTCATTGATAAACTGGATAATTCGTACCGGGTCTTTAGCCTTCTTACTGATACCAACACCACGGCCAAGATTAGGAATAGGATAATCTCGGTAGTGAGGGCGGATAGATGCATCAAATACAACTGGTAATGGAGCAAAGGTCCTGTTGTACATACCCGCATCCCGGAGAGCATCATCGGCATTCTGGAACTGCCACCGCTGGTCATGCATACCTAAGACCCGGCCGGTTGCAAGTTTTGCTAAATACTGATCATAGTTGTCTGAGAACGCAGCCTTATCAATATATCCTTGAGCATTCAGTTCATTGAGCTTTTTGAACCATCGCTTAGAGATATCCATGGTAAAGAACGTTTTATACTGTAAGGTATTGGGATTAACCACACCGTTGCCATCGTTAGGATTGCCCGCAAGGAAATTTGGCGGGTTCCACAAACAGAAGGCATGCCAATCGTAGGTCAGAATAGTAAAGGGGATTGTTTTCTGTCCATTGATTGTTGGATGTTTTTTAGCATAGTTAATGAGCAGATCAAAGTACTGATCCATCGTGACAACCTTAGGATACCCGGCTTCCTTCAGGACCTCCTTCTGAATCCACATGGCTGAGGCACCATAATAGGGACTCTGATCC harbors:
- a CDS encoding TetR/AcrR family transcriptional regulator, with the protein product MLEAGEELLAQQGLPGFSMRKLGRLVGLSEAAIYRHFSNKDELVQTIIQRGYDRLLKTLEEILTDSSRSCIQKTVAAISAYINFALEQPDLFKVVVMQDAGPGKSQVNGLKRGISQSRKTFTLFVAVLSEGMKKGEFAPAPPEITAMTIWACLYGLASRLIIESPLDPELQNQIIQRFSQVILGGLIHGTSFTSL
- a CDS encoding extracellular solute-binding protein; the encoded protein is MKNMVRATGLMLGLVVFLFVTGCAKKNESASAVPTRKPITISVFTIQSRQQPNPDNKAYKYLKEKLGVTFEWDILVGELAQKRGVMIAGEDYPDVIEINETQFIDAGALIPLEDLVEKYGPNIKAHFGDQWDKLRSPDGHIYYLTNWGIIHNKDQSPYYGASAMWIQKEVLKEAGYPKVVTMDQYFDLLINYAKKHPTINGQKTIPFTILTYDWHAFCLWNPPNFLAGNPNDGNGVVNPNTLQYKTFFTMDISKRWFKKLNELNAQGYIDKAAFSDNYDQYLAKLATGRVLGMHDQRWQFQNADDALRDAGMYNRTFAPLPVVFDASIRPHYRDYPIPNLGRGVGISKKAKDPVRIIQFINDLLSEEVQRMMQWGIEGEDWQRNEKGEPYRTPEQRKNWENITWQEQNRALLVRDIFPNWEGSFNDGYPWDLTYYYPEREAITRPEDKELWQAYGVTSYAELMDKNPPPNPIWYPTWNLPNPPDGSDAQIALQRCDQTMRKYLPKIILAPPADFEKLWAEYVDQMNKNGISIYEAYMEDQVKKRVAAWSKKK
- a CDS encoding ABC transporter permease encodes the protein MAFQNFRPSKTFFQQEWVGLKWFRFLFSDPVFIRTIRNTFMMSIINTTLGFVSAISFALLLNEIKNVAFKRITQTISYLPHFLSWVIVTGLVATMLSVEDGAVNNVLQFLGIIKEPVLWLSEPKYFWGVIGATYVWKELGWNTIIYLAAIAGVDPTLYEAAEIDGCGRWRKMWYITLPSIKPTIIILIILSIGHILDAGFEMQYLLRNGLVQDVSDTIDIYVLMFGLQRSNYSLATAAGLFKNVVNMTLIFLANELVKRLGEERLI
- a CDS encoding carbohydrate ABC transporter permease; amino-acid sequence: MKKRYNYESYIFNTVNGTIMVLFSVIMLYPFWNTVAVSFNEAVDTIRGGITLFPRRFTLQNYKMVFSTGAIFRAFFVSVARTVLNVLTNVFFTSMIAYVLSRPNFIFRRQFTVILVVSMYINAGLIPTYFLIKNLGLLNSFWVYVIPTMVSAFNFLVIRTFLRGIPESIIESVRIDGGSDYTIFFKIILPLSTPVLATVALFVAVGAWNSWFDTLIYASSKVKLHTLQYKLMEFLQSSQAQSRGAGDIGAMGLSQQSNMVTPMSIRAAITVVAAAPIIVVYPFIQKYFVIGMNLGSVKE